Proteins found in one Tsukamurella paurometabola DSM 20162 genomic segment:
- the prcA gene encoding proteasome subunit alpha, with protein MTFPYYASAEQIMRDRSELARKGIARGRSVVVLKYADGVLFVADNPSSLNKVSEIYDRIGFAAVGKYNEFESLRRAGIQFADTRGYQYSRRDVTGWSLANAYASTLGTGFTEQAKPFEVELCVAEVAGPETSGPGSARLYRVGYDGSIGDEKAFIVMGGQTEAISPVLTEGYENDLELGAALSLAAKALGAPAPSNGSSSSSTPAEAKTFAAGELEVAILDRTRPRRAFKRLTDDRVAELLG; from the coding sequence ATGACCTTCCCGTACTACGCATCCGCCGAACAGATCATGCGCGATCGCTCGGAGCTCGCGCGCAAGGGCATCGCCCGCGGGCGCAGCGTCGTGGTTCTGAAGTACGCCGACGGCGTGCTGTTCGTGGCCGACAATCCGAGCTCGCTCAACAAGGTCAGTGAGATCTACGACCGCATCGGGTTCGCCGCTGTGGGCAAGTACAACGAATTCGAGTCGCTGCGCCGCGCCGGCATCCAGTTCGCCGATACTCGCGGTTATCAGTACTCGCGACGCGATGTGACCGGGTGGTCGCTCGCGAACGCCTACGCGTCGACGCTCGGCACGGGTTTCACCGAGCAGGCCAAGCCGTTCGAAGTGGAGCTGTGCGTGGCCGAGGTTGCGGGACCGGAGACCTCAGGGCCCGGCTCAGCGCGGCTGTACCGCGTGGGCTATGACGGGTCGATCGGCGACGAGAAGGCCTTCATCGTGATGGGTGGCCAGACCGAGGCGATCAGCCCGGTGCTCACCGAGGGCTACGAGAACGATCTGGAGCTGGGCGCGGCGCTGTCGTTGGCGGCGAAGGCGCTCGGTGCGCCCGCACCGTCGAACGGCTCGTCATCCTCGTCGACACCGGCTGAGGCGAAGACCTTCGCCGCCGGTGAGTTGGAAGTGGCGATCCTCGACCGCACCCGCCCGCGACGCGCCTTCAAACGGCTCACCGACGACAGGGTCGCCGAACTGCTGGGGTAG
- a CDS encoding sodium-dependent transporter, with amino-acid sequence MTAEVEDRPREQWGTRAGFLLAAIGSAVGLGNIWRFPKEAYDNGGGAFMVPYLIALLSAGIPLLIFEYAVGHRHRASAPRSMRRLGRPAAFIGWWQVGICFFIATYYAVILAWSVRYIGFSTSKAWGDDPAAFFQNDFLHTADAPALLGAFVPGVLVPLIGVWIATLLVLALGVKRGIEKANKIFIPLLVVLFSILVVRALFLPGAGDGLNALFTPDWSAITDGSVWQAAYGQIFFSLSVGFGIMVTYSSYLKRKADLTGSALVAGFANSAFEILAGIGVFATLGFMALQAQVPVGEVVQGGTGLAFIAFPQVISELSGGSALFGVLFFGSLLIAGITSLMSIVEVIVSAIEDRTGLGRVPAVLAVGGLTAMVSIAFYPTENGLYILDTVDHFINSYGIVLAALVAILVAAVVLRKLPVLQRHVDAISSVRVGTLWQVLLGVVAPIMLVWMSVDSLIKEFSENYGGYSTSFLLAAGWGVAGLALFFGIGMSLVPDRNADGFTPGDPGDHGAREEVNA; translated from the coding sequence GTGACGGCAGAGGTGGAAGACCGTCCACGCGAACAGTGGGGCACGCGTGCAGGTTTCCTGCTCGCCGCCATCGGCTCGGCCGTGGGCCTGGGCAATATCTGGCGGTTCCCGAAGGAGGCGTACGACAACGGCGGCGGCGCGTTCATGGTGCCCTATCTGATTGCGCTGTTGTCCGCGGGAATCCCGCTACTGATCTTCGAGTACGCGGTCGGCCACCGGCACCGGGCCTCTGCGCCACGGTCCATGCGGCGCCTGGGGAGACCCGCCGCGTTCATCGGCTGGTGGCAGGTGGGCATCTGCTTCTTCATCGCCACGTACTACGCGGTGATCCTCGCATGGTCGGTGCGCTACATCGGCTTCTCCACCTCGAAGGCGTGGGGTGATGATCCGGCGGCCTTCTTCCAGAACGACTTCCTGCACACCGCGGACGCCCCCGCACTGCTCGGAGCCTTCGTGCCGGGCGTTCTCGTCCCGCTCATCGGCGTCTGGATCGCCACGCTGCTCGTCCTCGCGCTCGGTGTCAAGCGTGGCATCGAGAAGGCCAACAAGATCTTCATCCCGCTGCTGGTGGTCCTCTTCTCGATCCTCGTGGTGCGAGCCCTGTTCCTGCCGGGCGCCGGCGACGGCCTCAACGCCCTGTTCACTCCCGACTGGTCGGCGATCACCGATGGCAGTGTGTGGCAGGCGGCCTACGGACAGATCTTCTTCTCCTTGTCCGTCGGATTCGGCATCATGGTGACCTACTCGTCGTATCTCAAGCGCAAGGCCGATCTGACCGGTTCGGCACTGGTGGCGGGGTTCGCCAACAGCGCCTTCGAGATCCTCGCCGGCATAGGCGTGTTCGCGACTCTGGGCTTCATGGCCCTGCAGGCGCAGGTGCCGGTCGGCGAGGTGGTGCAGGGCGGCACGGGACTGGCGTTCATCGCCTTCCCTCAGGTCATCTCGGAACTCAGCGGCGGTTCAGCGCTGTTCGGTGTGCTCTTCTTCGGATCACTGCTGATCGCCGGCATCACGTCATTGATGAGCATCGTCGAGGTGATCGTCTCCGCCATCGAGGACCGCACCGGCCTCGGACGCGTCCCCGCCGTGCTGGCCGTGGGCGGACTGACCGCCATGGTCTCCATCGCCTTCTACCCCACGGAAAACGGCCTGTACATCCTGGACACCGTCGACCACTTCATCAATTCGTACGGCATCGTCCTCGCCGCTCTGGTCGCGATCCTGGTCGCCGCCGTGGTCCTCAGGAAGCTCCCCGTACTGCAGCGGCACGTGGATGCGATCTCCAGCGTCCGGGTAGGAACCCTCTGGCAGGTACTCCTCGGGGTGGTGGCCCCGATCATGCTGGTGTGGATGAGTGTGGACAGCCTGATCAAGGAATTCTCGGAGAACTACGGTGGCTACAGCACGTCGTTCCTGTTGGCCGCGGGCTGGGGCGTCGCGGGTCTGGCCCTGTTCTTCGGCATCGGCATGTCGTTGGTGCCGGATCGGAACGCGGACGGATTCACCCCCGGAGATCCCGGCGATCACGGGGCTCGCGAGGAGGTGAACGCATGA
- a CDS encoding methionine/alanine import family NSS transporter small subunit, translated as MNASAIAMLAVSIVVVWGGLVAAVINFRRHPELDGDD; from the coding sequence ATGAATGCCAGCGCCATCGCGATGTTGGCGGTCTCGATCGTCGTGGTGTGGGGCGGTCTGGTGGCGGCCGTCATCAACTTCCGTCGCCACCCCGAACTAGACGGCGACGACTGA
- a CDS encoding SDR family oxidoreductase, with product MTSTTATPVLFVLGVGPGLGMSVARAFAHRGYRIALGSRSTDRHRGYLGELRELGVDAAAFEVDVLRSGSIAAAVSAVRERFGRIDVAYYGAAAPVAMGPIAELDPQGAAEAMGTVTPAVEFAQAVLPELRAHSGGLVFVGGLSAVLPMPDAGGLSLVAAAYRSYARNLHAALASEGVYVGILTVGGMIAGGDIANAMAASTPAEELAPITLQPDDLAETVWRLVADRAHHEAVVDAMS from the coding sequence ATGACCTCAACTACGGCGACCCCCGTCCTGTTCGTCCTCGGTGTCGGTCCCGGCCTCGGTATGTCCGTGGCCCGTGCCTTCGCGCATCGGGGTTACCGGATCGCCCTGGGGTCGCGCTCGACGGACCGCCACCGCGGTTACCTGGGCGAGTTACGCGAGCTCGGCGTCGATGCGGCCGCATTCGAGGTGGATGTCCTCCGCAGCGGATCGATCGCAGCGGCAGTGAGCGCCGTGCGTGAGCGGTTCGGTCGCATCGACGTGGCGTACTACGGTGCTGCGGCGCCCGTGGCGATGGGCCCGATCGCGGAACTGGACCCACAGGGCGCTGCCGAGGCGATGGGCACAGTGACGCCGGCTGTAGAGTTCGCCCAGGCGGTGCTCCCCGAGCTGCGGGCGCACTCCGGCGGACTCGTCTTCGTCGGAGGGCTCAGTGCCGTGCTGCCGATGCCCGACGCCGGCGGTTTGTCCCTGGTCGCGGCCGCGTACCGCTCGTACGCGCGCAACCTGCACGCCGCCCTGGCCTCCGAGGGGGTCTACGTGGGCATTCTGACGGTGGGAGGCATGATCGCGGGCGGCGACATCGCCAACGCGATGGCGGCGAGCACCCCCGCTGAGGAGCTCGCTCCGATCACCCTGCAGCCGGACGATCTGGCCGAGACGGTGTGGCGCCTGGTCGCCGACCGGGCGCACCACGAGGCCGTGGTCGACGCGATGAGCTGA
- a CDS encoding TetR/AcrR family transcriptional regulator, with the protein MSPRADAVRNRQKLLDAAMRLFAEHGIDVPLDRIAREAGVSIGTLYNNFPDRGALLDELLPERLAELERLARASADAADPWTGFSGFFEAMFAGQAHDRAANEAMSRGPIGDVDLMAECGRSGSAVRGVLDRAHDAGVVRKDFDHLDLAALMVAVASVIRATPGDDARWRRHLRFHFDGIRAGRGSDV; encoded by the coding sequence ATGTCACCCCGTGCGGATGCGGTCAGGAACCGGCAGAAGCTGCTCGACGCGGCGATGCGGCTGTTCGCCGAACACGGCATCGACGTGCCCCTGGACCGGATCGCCAGAGAGGCGGGCGTCAGCATCGGCACGCTCTACAACAACTTTCCGGACCGTGGCGCGCTCCTGGACGAACTTCTCCCGGAGCGACTCGCGGAATTGGAGCGGCTCGCGCGCGCGAGCGCGGATGCAGCCGACCCGTGGACCGGATTCTCCGGCTTCTTCGAGGCGATGTTCGCAGGCCAGGCTCATGACCGCGCCGCGAACGAGGCGATGTCACGAGGGCCGATCGGCGACGTGGATCTGATGGCCGAATGCGGTCGGTCCGGTAGCGCCGTGCGCGGCGTCCTCGACCGAGCGCACGATGCGGGAGTGGTCCGCAAGGACTTCGACCATCTCGACCTTGCGGCTCTCATGGTGGCGGTCGCCTCGGTCATCCGCGCCACCCCCGGTGACGACGCCCGCTGGCGCCGTCATCTGCGTTTCCACTTCGACGGCATCCGGGCAGGACGGGGCTCCGACGTCTGA
- the pafA gene encoding Pup--protein ligase, whose product MQRRIMGIETEFGVTCTFHGHRRLSPDEIARYLFRRVVSWGRSSNVFLQNGSRLYLDVGSHPEYATAECDSVLQLVTHDKAGERVLEDLLLDAEQRLQDEGIGGDIYLFKNNTDSAGNSYGCHENFLVGRVGEFSRIADVLLPFLVTRQLICGAGKVLLTPKTATYCLSQRAEHIWEGVSSATTRSRPIINTRDEPHADAEKYRRLHVIVGDSNMSETTTMLKVGTATLVLEMIEAGVQFRDFSLDNPIRAIREVSHDTTGRHEVRLAGGRQAGALDIQREYYAKAVEYLATREPDEQLARVVDLWGRTLDAVETQDFSGIDTEIDWVIKRKLFQRYQDKYSMDLSDPKIAQLDLAYHDIKRGRGVFDLLQRRGLATRITTDEAVDEAVKSPPQTTRAKLRGDFITAAQAANRDFTVDWVHLKLNDQAQRTVLCKDPFRNVDERVERLIASM is encoded by the coding sequence GTGCAGCGGCGAATCATGGGAATCGAGACCGAGTTCGGTGTCACGTGCACCTTCCACGGCCACCGTCGACTCAGCCCCGACGAGATCGCGCGATATCTGTTCCGGCGGGTGGTCTCCTGGGGCCGCAGCTCGAACGTCTTCCTGCAGAACGGCTCGCGCCTCTACCTCGACGTCGGCAGCCACCCGGAATACGCGACCGCGGAGTGCGATTCGGTGCTCCAGCTGGTGACCCACGATAAGGCCGGAGAACGCGTCCTCGAGGATCTGCTACTCGACGCCGAACAACGCCTCCAGGACGAAGGAATCGGCGGCGACATCTACCTGTTCAAGAACAACACCGACTCGGCCGGCAACTCCTACGGCTGCCACGAGAACTTCCTCGTCGGCCGCGTGGGTGAATTCTCCCGCATCGCCGATGTGCTGCTGCCGTTCCTGGTGACCCGTCAGTTGATCTGCGGCGCAGGCAAGGTGCTGCTCACCCCCAAGACCGCCACGTACTGCCTGAGCCAGCGCGCCGAACACATCTGGGAGGGCGTCTCCAGCGCCACCACCCGCAGTCGGCCCATCATCAATACCCGCGACGAGCCGCACGCGGACGCCGAGAAGTACCGACGGCTGCACGTGATCGTGGGCGACTCCAACATGTCTGAGACCACGACCATGCTCAAGGTGGGCACGGCCACGCTGGTGCTGGAGATGATCGAGGCGGGCGTGCAGTTCCGTGACTTCTCGCTGGACAACCCGATCCGGGCCATCCGCGAGGTCAGCCACGACACCACGGGACGGCATGAGGTCCGGCTCGCCGGCGGCAGGCAGGCCGGCGCGCTCGATATCCAGCGCGAGTACTACGCCAAGGCGGTCGAGTACCTCGCCACCCGCGAGCCCGACGAGCAGCTCGCGCGCGTCGTCGATCTGTGGGGCCGTACCCTCGACGCCGTCGAGACACAGGACTTCTCCGGTATCGACACCGAGATCGACTGGGTGATCAAGCGCAAGCTGTTCCAGCGCTACCAGGACAAGTACTCGATGGACCTCTCCGATCCGAAGATCGCCCAGCTCGACCTGGCGTACCACGACATCAAGCGCGGTCGCGGCGTCTTCGATCTGCTGCAGCGCCGCGGGCTGGCCACACGGATCACCACCGACGAAGCAGTCGACGAGGCGGTGAAGTCGCCGCCGCAGACCACCCGCGCGAAGCTCCGAGGCGACTTCATCACGGCCGCCCAGGCCGCGAACCGCGACTTCACCGTCGACTGGGTGCACCTCAAGCTGAACGACCAGGCCCAGCGCACCGTGCTGTGCAAGGACCCGTTCCGCAACGTCGACGAGCGGGTCGAACGACTCATCGCGTCGATGTAA
- a CDS encoding helix-turn-helix transcriptional regulator, whose translation MATSRIERLTNLVICLLSTRFPVDRDYIRANVAGYDRDSDDDAFERMFERDKADLRELGVPIEVAPISRINSTQGYRIAFDDYALGDIDLDPEEATAVAVAAAMWQSPEMSSAAQSAVQKLRAGGLDVDGPGAGVGPALAPDRGAEAALIAMLEGIDRRRQVSFAHRANPTQPFIDRTLHPWGVVTFRGNAYAVGHDVDRGAVRTFKLSRVRGGAVLDRPATIRPPDGFDLHAHVVATVAERDPVGTARLWVARGRGDGLRRLASTQVDAEFRGRPGAELTIEVRSVDALAREVTGLGPDAVVFEPEGLRDAVTGRLRALAGVSR comes from the coding sequence GTGGCGACTTCGCGTATCGAGCGCTTGACGAACCTGGTGATCTGCCTGCTGTCCACGCGGTTCCCGGTCGATCGGGACTACATCCGTGCCAACGTGGCCGGATACGACCGCGACTCCGACGACGACGCCTTCGAGCGGATGTTCGAGCGCGACAAGGCGGATCTGCGGGAGCTCGGTGTACCGATCGAAGTGGCGCCGATATCGCGGATCAACTCCACCCAGGGCTACCGGATCGCCTTCGACGACTACGCGCTCGGCGATATCGACCTCGATCCCGAGGAAGCCACGGCCGTCGCCGTCGCCGCCGCCATGTGGCAGTCCCCGGAGATGTCCTCGGCCGCCCAATCCGCGGTGCAGAAGCTCCGCGCCGGCGGGCTCGACGTCGACGGACCGGGCGCCGGGGTCGGCCCAGCACTGGCCCCCGACCGGGGCGCCGAGGCAGCGCTCATCGCCATGCTCGAGGGCATCGATCGGCGTCGCCAAGTGTCGTTCGCGCACCGCGCCAACCCGACGCAGCCCTTCATCGACCGCACCCTGCACCCGTGGGGCGTGGTCACCTTCCGGGGCAACGCCTACGCCGTCGGCCACGATGTGGACCGCGGCGCCGTCCGCACGTTCAAACTCTCGCGGGTCCGCGGGGGAGCAGTGTTGGACCGTCCAGCCACCATCCGGCCACCCGACGGTTTCGACTTGCACGCCCACGTCGTGGCCACCGTCGCCGAACGCGATCCGGTGGGCACGGCACGGCTCTGGGTGGCGCGCGGCCGCGGCGACGGCCTGCGCCGCCTCGCGTCCACACAGGTCGATGCAGAATTCCGCGGCCGCCCCGGCGCCGAACTCACCATCGAGGTGCGCTCCGTCGATGCACTCGCCCGCGAGGTCACCGGCCTCGGCCCCGATGCCGTCGTGTTCGAACCCGAGGGACTACGGGACGCGGTGACCGGCCGCCTGCGCGCGCTCGCAGGGGTGAGCCGATGA